A window of Mucilaginibacter robiniae genomic DNA:
AAAGCCGATCTGTAGATAACAGATCGGCTTTTTTTATGAAGAATACAGATAAAATATAGCTGAAAATTATTTTACTAAAACGTCATTGATTACTCTTTCCAACTCGTCCAAATCAAAAGGTTTTGCCAGATAAGTTTCGGCGCCAGCATGATCGGCCAGTAACTGAATATCACTGTTAGCCGAAAAATAAACTACCGGAATATCTTTCAGTGTTGCATCATTTTTTAAGGTTTGGGTAGCTATAATACCACCCGCATCAGGTATCCAGTTATCCATCAAAATAACCTGAGGTTGCACTGTAGATACTTTTTCCGTAATGCTGTTACAATCTGTAAAGGTATGTACTTCCCAGCCCTGCTCTTCTAAAATGTAAGAGCAAATGGAAAGAATATCTTCATCATCATCAAAAATTACAATTCTTTTTGGCGAATTATTACTCATAGGGTTGATAGTGTAGTACTTACAAATTTACAAATATAAATTTGTGATTTGAAGCGAATTATTTACAATTTAATAAGGGTTAAACATTTATTTAACCTGTTAATTACTGAGTTACAGCTGGCAAAATTACGATAGTACAACCGTATCAGGCAGCACTTATACTATTAAAAAAGTGGGATAGGTAAGGTGGTATTGCTAGTACATCAGGTATTTTAATGGCCTATGTACTTATTAGTTATTTTTTTCTACCCATTGCTTAAATTTTGCAAAGGTTTCATTAGCGGTGTTGATGATATCAGCTTGTTGACTGGGTGTACCGGCTTGGGCGTTCAATGCTGTTTTAAAGCCAGTCCACATGCTTTCTGTAGCATCACCATAACCACTAAAAAAAGT
This region includes:
- a CDS encoding response regulator codes for the protein MSNNSPKRIVIFDDDEDILSICSYILEEQGWEVHTFTDCNSITEKVSTVQPQVILMDNWIPDAGGIIATQTLKNDATLKDIPVVYFSANSDIQLLADHAGAETYLAKPFDLDELERVINDVLVK